One region of Mus pahari chromosome 16, PAHARI_EIJ_v1.1, whole genome shotgun sequence genomic DNA includes:
- the LOC110333738 gene encoding protein CTLA-2-beta isoform X1, with protein sequence MTSAAPSPDPSLDNEWKEWKKKFAKTYSLDEERYRRLVWEESKKKIEAHNADYEQGKTSFYMGLNQFSDLTLEEFSTNCCGSSMCRGEMAHDWPEPEDLGKNSYLTPGRDQPE encoded by the exons ATGACCTCAGCTGCTCCATCCCCTGATCCAAGTTTGGATAATGAGtggaaagaatggaagaagaaatttGCAAAAACCTACAGTCTG GATGAAGAAAGATATAGAAGACTAGTGTGGGAGGAGAGTAAGAAGAAAATTGAGGCACACAATGCAGACTATGAGCAGGGCAAGACCAGCTTCTACATGGGCCTGAATCAATTTAGTGACTTG ACTCTAGAAGAATTCAGTACAAATTGCTGTGGAAGCTCAATGTGTagaggagaaatggctcatgATTGGCCTGAACCTGAGGATTTGGGAAAGAACAGCTACCTGACACCTGGGAGGGATCAG CCAGAGTAA
- the LOC110333738 gene encoding protein CTLA-2-beta isoform X2, with the protein MTSAAPSPDPSLDNEWKEWKKKFAKTYSLDEERYRRLVWEESKKKIEAHNADYEQGKTSFYMGLNQFSDLTLEEFSTNCCGSSMCRGEMAHDWPEPEDLGKNSYLTPGRDQV; encoded by the exons ATGACCTCAGCTGCTCCATCCCCTGATCCAAGTTTGGATAATGAGtggaaagaatggaagaagaaatttGCAAAAACCTACAGTCTG GATGAAGAAAGATATAGAAGACTAGTGTGGGAGGAGAGTAAGAAGAAAATTGAGGCACACAATGCAGACTATGAGCAGGGCAAGACCAGCTTCTACATGGGCCTGAATCAATTTAGTGACTTG ACTCTAGAAGAATTCAGTACAAATTGCTGTGGAAGCTCAATGTGTagaggagaaatggctcatgATTGGCCTGAACCTGAGGATTTGGGAAAGAACAGCTACCTGACACCTGGGAGGGATCAGGTATGA
- the LOC110333704 gene encoding trophoblast-specific protein alpha-like, with protein MTPTVFLVILCLGVASAAIVPDAWLVAELQEQKDKEGLKKAMWNEFIMKVHSSKNDQEKDGIDIETRTFFGQLSGEELMKIMTNIFHPMLEEEKPRPVGDVPEFEDYAESGDGFLVPNQLQ; from the exons ATGACTCCTACAGTCTTCCTAGTCATCCTGTGCCTGGGAGTGGCCTCAGCTGCTATAGTCCCTGATGCGTGGTTGGTTGCTGAATTGCAGGAGCAGAAA GATAAAGAAGGACTCAAAAAAGCAATGTGGAATGAGTTTATCATGAAAGTGCACAGTAGCAAAAATGACCAGGAGAAGGATGGCATCGACATAGAAACGAGAACCTTCTTTGGTCAGCTG AGTGGTGAAGAACTCATGAAAATAATGACTAACATTTTCCACCCAATGTTGGAAGAGGAGAAACCACGGCCAGTTGGTGATGTCCCTGAATTTGAGGATTACGCAGAGAGTGGCGATGGGTTTCTTGTACCAAATCAG CTACAGTAA
- the LOC110334177 gene encoding protein CTLA-2-beta-like: protein MTSAAPSPDPSLDNEWKERKKKFAKTYSLDEERYRRLVWEESKKKIEAHNADYEQGKTSFYMGLNQFSDLTLEEFSTNCCGSSMCRGEMAHDWPEPEDLGKNSYLTPGRDQPE from the exons ATGACCTCAGCTGCTCCATCCCCTGATCCAAGTTTGGATAATGAGTGGAAAGAACGGAAGAAGAAATTTGCAAAAACCTACAGTCTG GATGAAGAAAGATATAGAAGACTAGTGTGGGAGGAGAGTAAGAAGAAAATTGAGGCACACAATGCAGACTATGAGCAGGGCAAGACCAGCTTCTACATGGGCCTGAATCAATTTAGTGACTTG ACTCTAGAAGAATTCAGTACAAATTGCTGTGGAAGCTCAATGTGTagaggagaaatggctcatgATTGGCCTGAACCTGAGGATTTGGGAAAGAACAGCTACCTGACACCTGGGAGGGATCAG CCAGAGTAA
- the LOC110334160 gene encoding trophoblast-specific protein alpha-like — translation MTPTVFLVILCLGVASAAIDPDARLDAELQEQKDKEVLIKAVWDEFMKTNKLHNSENDQEMESSNIEMSAFGQLPDEEPMKTKTNVLHPMFGEEQNKPQPVGDVPEFEDYAESGDGFFVPNQLQ, via the exons ATGACTCCTACAGTCTTCCTAGTCATCCTGTGCCTGGGAGTGGCCTCAGCTGCTATAGACCCTGATGCACGGTTGGATGCTGAATTGCAAGAGCAGAAG GATAAAGAAGTTCTCATAAAAGCAGTGTGGGATGAGTTTATGAAGACTAACAAACTGCACAACAGTGAAAATGACCAGGAGATGGAAAGCTCCAACATAGAAATGAGTGCCTTCGGTCAGCTA CCTGATGAAGAACCAATGAAAACAAAGACTAATGTTTTACACCCAATGTTTGGAGAGGAGCAAAACAAACCACAGCCAGTTGGTGATGTCCCTGAATTTGAGGATTACGCAGAGAGTGGCGATGGGTTTTTTGTACCAAATCAG CTACAGTAA